A single region of the Sphaeramia orbicularis chromosome 6, fSphaOr1.1, whole genome shotgun sequence genome encodes:
- the LOC115420924 gene encoding leucine-rich repeat neuronal protein 3-like: protein MKETAVVACLLAELSLAAFVLASEGAAHCPALCRCEIRPWFSPSSVYTEAATVDCNDLGLSALPERLPLETQVLLLQTNNIVNVVKTLDYLANVTEINLSQNNISSLSDVCLGSLPQLLSLHMEENWIQELSDSCLPSLPNLQEFYINHNLIFSISSGAFQGLGRLLRLHLNSNRLTSINSQWFQTLPNLEILMLGENPLLELTDMNFKPLTNLRSLVLARINLTDIPDNALVGLENLESISFFDNLLNRVPRAALIRVRNLKFLDLNKNPIERIQRGDFMDMMHLKELGINSMPELVSIDSFALNNLPELTKIEATNNPKLSYIHPRAFHKLPRLETLMLNSNALSALHRSTVESLPNLREVSLHSNPIRCDCVIRWVNMNRTAVRFMEPDSLFCVEPPEYQGQHVRQVHFREMTEICLPLISPGSLPDQVEVGKGSSVSLHCRAFGEPEPEIYWVTPLGDRILPGSVSDKYYMHPEGTFDIYDATEIEAGSYTCIAHNLVGADLKSVMVSVDGFIAQPSNQPLHVYITSVQSHSVMVSWESTGGLVSQINWSVLADSGHPSMPYMARLPADIKEYRIKQLKPSTHYEVCVEVTAVQAEYSRDCINVTTKEVPVPRDKSENWDSLVMATCAAFFVVVAVACSVMYTTLYSQVFYRKLTADPAKTLLIPSTHSSSSSSFLEFGVSGVKVRATVIDLQDNSM, encoded by the coding sequence ATGAAGGAGACAGCAGTTGTGGCTTGTTTGCTGGCTGAGCTTTCTCTGGCTGCTTTTGTCTTGGCCTCTGAGGGGGCTGCTCATTGCCCTGCATTGTGTCGATGTGAGATACGACCCTGGTTCTCGCCCAGCTCTGTTTACACCGAGGCTGCCACGGTGGACTGTAATGACTTAGGCCTCTCAGCGCTACCGGAGAGACTCCCCCTAGAAACACAGGTACTGCTATTACAGACAAACAACATCGTTAATGTGGTGAAAACTTTGGATTACTTGGCCAATGTTACGGAAATCAACTTGTCTCAGAATAACATTTCCTCTCTGAGCGATGTTTGTCTGGGGTCGCTCCCTCAGCTGCTGTCACTCCACATGGAGGAGAACTGGATTCAGGAGCTTTCTGACAGCTGCCTACCCTCTCTGCCCAACCTCCAGGAGTTCTACATCAACCACAACCTGATTTTTTCCATTAGCTCCGGAGCCTTCCAAGGCCTTGGCAGGCTGCTCAGGCTGCATCTCAATTCCAATCGACTGACAAGCATCAACAGTCAGTGGTTCCAGACTCTCCCCAACCTGGAGATATTGATGCTGGGAGAAAACCCCCTTCTTGAGTTGACAGACATGAATTTTAAACCCCTTACTAACCTCCGTAGCCTCGTGCTTGCCAGGATAAATTTGACTGACATCCCTGACAATGCTCTGGTTGGTCTGGAGAACCTAGAGAGCATCTCATTTTTTGATAACCTACTCAACCGAGTCCCCCGAGCTGCACTTATAAGAGTCCGGAACCTTAAGTTTCTAGATTTAAACAAGAACCCCATTGAGAGGATCCAGAGAGGTGACTTCATGGACATGATGCACCTCAAGGAGCTCGGCATCAACAGTATGCCTGAGCTTGTATCCATTGACAGTTTTGCTCTTAACAACCTGCCTGAGCTGACAAAAATTGAGGCTACTAATAATCCCAAGCTGTCCTACATCCATCCCAGGGCCTTTCACAAACTACCCAGGCTAGAGACCCTGATGTTGAACAGCAATGCTCTGAGTGCACTCCACCGTAGCACCGTGGAGTCCCTGCCAAACCTGCGGGAGGTCAGCCTGCATAGCAACCCCATCCGCTGTGATTGTGTCATCCGCTGGGTAAATATGAACAGGACTGCCGTTCGCTTCATGGAGCCTGACTCATTATTCTGTGTGGAGCCTCCCGAATACCAGGGCCAACATGTTCGTCAGGTGCACTTCAGGGAAATGACAGAGATCTGCCTTCCGCTGATATCACCAGGGAGCCTCCCAGATCAAGTTGAGGTTGGTAAAGGGAGCTCAGTGTCGTTGCACTGCAGGGCTTTTGGGGAACCAGAGCCTGAGATCTACTGGGTCACACCACTGGGTGATAGGATCCTTCCTGGGAGTGTTTCTGATAAGTACTACATGCACCCTGAGGGAACCTTTGACATTTATGATGCCACAGAAATAGAAGCTGGCTCTTACACTTGCATTGCCCACAACCTTGTCGGAGcagacctcaaatctgtgatggtttcagtggaCGGTTTCATTGCTCAACCTTCAAATCAACCATTACATGTATATATCACATCTGTCCAGTCTCATTCTGTCATGGTCTCCTGGGAGAGCACCGGGGGTTTGGTGTCGCAAATAAATTGGTCAGTTTTAGCTGACAGTGGCCACCCCTCTATGCCATATATGGCCAGACTTCCTGCTGATATCAAAGAGTACCGCATCAAGCAGCTGAAGCCGTCCACTCACTATGAGGTGTGTGTCGAGGTCACTGCTGTGCAGGCTGAATACAGCAGGGACTGCATCAATGTGACTACAAAGGAGGTACCAGTCCCAAGGGATAAATCAGAGAACTGGGACAGTCTGGTGATGGCTACCTGTGCTGCATTTTTTGTTGTGGTTGCTGTGGCTTGCTCTGTCATGTATACAACTCTGTACAGCCAAGTGTTTTACAGGAAACTGACAGCGGACCCAGCTAAAACACTGCTTATTCCCAGCACccattcctcttcttcttcttctttcctggAATTTGGTGTGTCTGGGGTCAAGGTGAGGGCAACTGTAATAGACTTACAGGACAACTCCATGTAA